CCCCGAAGGTGAGGAGCTCGTAGCGCACGGAAAACCCCGCCTCCTCCATCATGGCCTTCAGGGCCTCAGGCCTGGGAAAGGCCTCCACGCTTTCGGGCAGGTAGCGGTAGGCCCCGAAGTTTCCCGAGATCAGGCCCCCGAGGAAGGGGAGGACCCTCTGGAAGTAGACCCGGTAGACCAGGCCGAAGGCGCCTCCGGGAGGCGGGGGGAACTCCAGGATCACGAGCCTCCCCCCGGGGGAAAGGACCCGGAAAAGCTCGGCGAGGGCCTTCCTGTAGTCGGCGAAGTTGCGGAAGCCAAAGGCGACGGTGACCGCGTCAAAGGCCCCCTCGGGGAAGGGTAGGGCCAGGGCGTCCGCCTCGAGGAAGGTCACAGGAAGCCCAAGGTCCCGGGCTTTCCTGCGGGCGATCTCCAGCATGGGCGGGGCGAAGTCCGCCCCCACCACCTCCGCTTCCCCCGCCCGGGCCTTGAGGAGGAGGGCCAGGTCCCCCGTGCCCGTGGCCAGGTCCAGGATACGCCTCGGGGCCTTCTCCAGGGCGAGCTCCACCGCCCGCCTCCGCCAGCGGAGGTCCGCCCCGAAGGAGAGGAGGCGGTTGAGGAGATCGTACCGAGGGGCGATCTCGGAGAACATCCGGCGCACCCGCCTCGCCTTTTCCTCGGGGGAAGCCGCCACGAGGGGAAGTCTAAGGGGGTCGCCTTGGGTTTGGCAACGGCGAAGGCCAGGGCCTCGAGGGGGGGCCCCTTTGGCCTAGGGTACAATCGGGGGCGTGCGGGCGGACTCTAGGCGCCTGGGACTTCTCGTTCTCCTCGGCGGGGGCCTCACCCTCCTCCTTTGGTACCTGGCCCCCTGGGCGGTACCCCATCGGCTCTTCGGCGGGGAGGGGGTGCTCCTCAACCCCTTCGGCCACCACCTGCCCACAGGGGGCCTTCCCCACGGCTACCGGGACGCGTGGCTCTTCCCGTGCTTCTCCCTCGCCCTGGCCTGGCTCCTCCTCAGCCTGGGCCTGCCCTGGCGGGCCGGGCCCAGGGGGCTCTACCTGGCGGGGGCCCTGGGCCTGGGGCTCTTCCTCCTCACCTACCTCCTCTTCCAAAGGAGCGTGGCCGAGGTCAACTGGGGGGCGGAACGGCCCCTCCTCCGCCGCTACAGCCTGGGCCTCGGAAGCTACGCCACCTTGGGCTACAGCCTCTACCTCCTCCTCCTCGCCCGGGTCTATTCCCCAGGGGGGCTCGCCTTCCTGGTGCGCAGGCGGGAGGTGGTGGTGCCCCTCTTTTCCCTCCTCCTCGCTTCCCTTCTAGGGGGGGCCATGGTGGCGGTCCTCAAGGAGAGCCCCGGCACGGCAGGGAGCCTGCGGGAGGCCCTCATGCTCAAGCTGGACCTGGTCACCTACGCCTACCAGCTCCTCTACAGCCCCCTGGTGAACCCTTCCGGCTTTCTGCAAAGCCTCCTCCTCGCCACGCCCCTGATCTTCACCGGGCTTTCCGTGGCCTTGGGCTTCCGGGGCGGCCTCTTCAACATCGGCGCTCCGGGCCAGCTCATCCTGGGGGCCATCGCCGCCATGCTGGTGGGGGTCTACCTCCCGGGCCCCCGGGCCCTCGTCCTGCCCCTCGCCGTGCTCGCCGCCGCCCTGGCCGGGGGGCTTTGGGGAGCGCTGGTGGGCTGGCTCAAGGCCCGCTTCGGGGCCCACGAGGTCATCAACACCATCATGTTCAACTACATCGCCGCAAGCCTCTTCCTCTTCCTCATCTCCGCCAACGAGTACAAGTTCCTCGGCCACACCCTCTACCTCCCCTTCAAGTACCCCGGCTACGAGGCCCGGAGCTACGAGGTCCGCCCCGAGGCCAGGATCCCCCTCTGGACCGACCTCCTGGCCCCCGGGGGGGAGCTCTCCTTCGCCCTGCCCCTGGCCCTCCTCCTCGGCCTTTTGGGCTACCTCCTGGTGCGGAGGAGCCTGGGGCACCGGGTCCTGGCCGCCTTTCTCCTGGGGACGGCGGGGTACGCGGTGGGGGGGCTTCTCCCCGGCATCCCCGTGAGCTTCGGCCCCGACCTCACCTCGGTGCGCCTCAACGGGGCCTTCCTCCTCGCGGTCTTGGCCCTCTTCTTCTTCCACCTCTACGTCTTCCGCACCGTGGGGGGGTACGAGCTCAGGGCCATGGGCCTCGCCCCCAAGGCGGCGGAGTACGGGGGGGTGCCTCCCGGAAAGAAGGCCGTCCTCATCCTCTTCCTCTCCGGGGCCTTGGCCGGGCTCGCCGCCACCCACTACGTCCTGGGGGGCGGGATTGACGAGTACCGCCTGAAACAATCCCTTCCCTATTCCGTGGGCTTTGACGGGATCGCCGTGGCCCTCATGGGGCAGAACACCCCCCTCGGGGTGGGCCTCGCCGCCTGGCTCTTCGGCATTCTCCTCACCGGGGGGCTCCAGGTGAACCTGCAGCTCGGCATCAGCCGGGAGCTGGTGGCGGTCCTCCAGGCCCTCGTGGTCCTCTTCATCGCCGCAGGGGGCTTCCTGCCCCGCTACTTCACCGATCCCCTGAGGGCCGCAGAGGTGGAGCTCAGGGAAGAGGCGGCGAGGGGGTGAGGGGATGAACCTGGACGCGGCCTTTCTCACCGCCCTCCTCCTCTCCACCCTGCGCCAGACCACCCCCCTTCTCCTCACCGCCTTAGGGGGAATGTTTTCCGAAAGGAGCGGGGTGACCAACATCGCCCTCGAGGGCATCCTCCTCTTCGGCGCCCTCACGGCCGCGGTGGTGGTGGAGCGCCTCGAGGCCGCCCTCGGCCCCGGGCCCCACCCCTGGCTCCCCTGGGTAGGGGTGCTCGCCGCCATGGGGGTGGGGGGGCTTGTGGCCTTCGTGCACGCCCTGGTTTCCATCCGATACCGGGCGGACCAGATCATCAGCGCCACCGCCCTCAACCTTCTGGCCCTGGGGGCCCCCAGCCTCGTCCTCACCTACTTCTACGGGAACGCCACCAGCTCCAAGGAGGTGGCGAACCGCCTCCCCCTCCTCCTCGGCCTCTCCCCCCTCGTCTACCTGGCCTTCCTCCTGGTGCCCGTGGCCTGGTGGGTCCTCTTCAAGACCCCCTTCGGCCTCCGCCTCCGGGCCGTGGGGGAGCACCCCGAGGCCGCGGACACCCTGGGGGTGAACGTCCACCGCATGCGCTATGTGGGGGTCGTCCTCTCTGGCGTCCTCGCGGGCCTCGCCGGGGCCTACCTCTCCATCGGCTTCCTGAACCAGTTCGTGCGGGGAATGTCGGCGGGGATGGGCTTCATCGCCTTGGCGGCCATGATCTTCGGCAACTGGCACCCCCTGGGGATCCTCCTCTCCACCCTCCTCTTTGGCTTCGCCTCGGCCCTAGCCATCCAGCTCCAGGGCACGGAGATCCTGCCCGCCGTTTTGGTCCAGGCCTTCCCCTACGTGGTCACGGTGCTGGTCCTGGCGGGGTTCATCGGCAGGAGCCGTCCCCCAGGGGCGGTGGGCAAGCCCTACGAGAAGTGAAGCCTCCTTAGGCGCCCGAGGCGGAAGAAGAGCCGGAGGCGGCTTCCGTCCCGGAAGGCGAGCTCCACCCCGCCCCCAAAGAGGGCGAAGCCCATAAGCCCTTCCGCCCCCTCCCCCTGGGCGAAGCGGGCATGGCCGTCTTGCCGCAGGTAGAGGAAGCCCTCCTCCAGCCACACCTGGGCCTCGGTCCCCTGGCGGTTCAGGGCCAGGCGGCGCACCCTCCGGGCCCAGACCTCGGCCTCGCTCACGGCGTGAAGGCCTCCTCGGCGGGGCGGCCGTAGAGGCCCTTGCCGTAGTAGAGGAGGGAAAGGCCGGGCAAGGGCCTCCCCTTTTCGTCCAGAAAGCCCTCCTCCTCCCACACCGCCACCACCCGCCCCACGAAGAGGTCGTGGTCCCCGAAGGGCCGCACCTCCACGAGCTCCAGCTCGTAGGCGGCGTAGGCCCCCTCCAGGATGGGCACCCCAAAGTGGCCCAGGAAGTGGGGGGCCCGGCCCTTGTCCACCTCCCGGCCCGAATGGCTTCCCAGCCAGTGGACCAGGGCCCCTTGGGCGTGGGGGTGAAAGCTCGCCGAGAAGCGCCGGGCCTTTAGCAGTAGCCCGTGGGTGAAGCGCTTGGGACTGATGGAGACCCCGAAGAGGGGCGGGTCGGCGGAAAGCCCCGTGTTCCACACGGCGGGGCAGAAGTTCACCCTCTCCCCCGCCCGCACCTCCACCACGGCGGGGACGCCGGGGTAGTAGTGGTAGAAGGCGGGGAGGGGGCCTTGGGGCAGGTAGCTCCTCACACGAGCTCCTCCTTGGGAACCTCCAGGCTCTTCCCGTCCTCCAAAAGCACCTCCACCGTGCCCTTCAGGGGGTTGAGCTTCTGCACCTTGCCGCAGAGGCCCGCCTTGGTGCAGACGCGGGCGTTTTTGCGGGGAAGGTCCTTGAGAAGCTCCTGGTAGACGGGGTGCTCGTAGGCCAGGCAGCAGAGGAGCCTCCCGCAGGGGCCCGAGATCTTCTCGGGGGAGAGGGGGAGCTGCTGGTCCCGGGCGAGCTTGATGGAGACCTGGGCGAACCCCTGGAGCCAGGTGGAGCAGCACGACTCCATGCCGCAGGCCCCCAAGGCGCCCAGGTAGCGGGCCTCCTCCCGGGGGCCCTCGGCCACGAACTCCACCCGCACCCGGTAGCGCTCCTGGAGCTCCCGGGTGAAGCGCCTGAGGTTGACCCGCTCTTCTGCGGCGTAGTGCACGGCGAGGTGGCGGCCGTCCAGGGTGAAGTCGCACCCCAAGACCTTGGCCGCCACCCCCTCCTCCTTGAGGCGGGCCTTCAGGTAGAAGAGGGCCTCCTCCCCCCTGGCCCGAAGCTGCGCCGCCCGGTCCAGGTCCTCCTTGGTGGCCAGGCGCACCACCTCCCCCGCCTCCCGCTCCCGCCTCGGGGGGGTGCGCACCCGGCCCACCTCGAGGCCCCGGCTGGTGCGCACCACCACGTAGGCGTCCAGGGGCGGGGGCTCCCCCTGGAAGCGGAAGTAGCGGAGAAGGGGGGTGCGGAAGCGGACGCCCACAGTCATAGCTCTAAGTCTAAGGCCAGGCGGGCCAAGACCAGGTCGGGGCTCACGTAGGCCTCCAGGGCCTCCCGCGCCCTATCCAAGGCCAGGAGGGCCCGGGGGCGGTCCCGGAGGAGGGCGCGGAGGAGGTAAAACCCCTCCTCCTCGGCCAAAAGCTCCTCCAAAAGGCCAAGGCGCTCTAAGGGGGGGCTTTCCAGAAGCCGCCTCGCCCGCTCCAGCCTCTCGGGGAAGGCGGGGTCGGCCAGGGCCCGGAAGAGGCGACCCGGGGCCCCGGCGGCGTAGGCCAGGAGGTGGGGGTCCTGGGTGAAGCGCCTTAGCCTCTCCTCGGGCACGGGGCCAAAGGGCACCTCCAGGGCCCGGCTCGCCAGGGTGGGGAGGAGGGTCTTTCGGCTTGGGGCGATGAGGACGATGCGCCCGTAGGAGGGGGGCTCCTCCAGGAGCTTGAGGAGCGCGTTGGCCGCGGCCTCGGTGAGGAGGTGAGCCGAGTCCAGAAGGGCCACCTTCACCCGCTCCCGGGGGTGGGTTTGGAACCAGGCGAAGAGGGGCTCCACCTCCTCCAGGCGCACCTCCTTCTCCCCGCGCAGGCCCCGCTCCTTTGGACCCACCTCCAGGAGGTCGGGGTGGGCCTCCAGGGAGGGCGGGGGGAAACCCCGGTTCAGGCCCTGGGCGTACCAGCGGGCCACGAGGCGCCTTCCCACCCCCTCAGGGCCGGAGAAGAGGAGGGTGGCGGCCCCAAGCCTCGGCAGGAGCTCCAGCACCCCCTCGTGGCCGACTATTCCCCCAGGGTGAGCCGGGTGTAGAGCCATAGGGGAAACCCCTCCTCGGCGAGGCGGTGGCCCACGTCCTCCAAGGGGTAGGCCACCCGGAAGAACTCCAGCCGCTCCCCCTCCCAAAGGAGGAAGGCGGCCCCCGGAACCCCGTCCCGGGGCTGGCCCACGGAGCCCGGGTTCACCAGGGCCCGCACCCCCGGGGGAAGGAGGAGCTCCCCCCCTTGGGGAAAGGCCTGGTAGCGCACCCAAGGGCGGGGGCCAGGAAGCTCCAAAAAGGCCCCCGCCAGGTGGGTGTGCCCGTGGAGGGCGAGGCGGGCCCCGGTGCAGCCGAAGGCCTCCCGGGC
Above is a window of Thermus islandicus DSM 21543 DNA encoding:
- the ubiE gene encoding bifunctional demethylmenaquinone methyltransferase/2-methoxy-6-polyprenyl-1,4-benzoquinol methylase UbiE; the encoded protein is MAASPEEKARRVRRMFSEIAPRYDLLNRLLSFGADLRWRRRAVELALEKAPRRILDLATGTGDLALLLKARAGEAEVVGADFAPPMLEIARRKARDLGLPVTFLEADALALPFPEGAFDAVTVAFGFRNFADYRKALAELFRVLSPGGRLVILEFPPPPGGAFGLVYRVYFQRVLPFLGGLISGNFGAYRYLPESVEAFPRPEALKAMMEEAGFSVRYELLTFGVAAVHVGDKP
- a CDS encoding ABC transporter permease, yielding MRADSRRLGLLVLLGGGLTLLLWYLAPWAVPHRLFGGEGVLLNPFGHHLPTGGLPHGYRDAWLFPCFSLALAWLLLSLGLPWRAGPRGLYLAGALGLGLFLLTYLLFQRSVAEVNWGAERPLLRRYSLGLGSYATLGYSLYLLLLARVYSPGGLAFLVRRREVVVPLFSLLLASLLGGAMVAVLKESPGTAGSLREALMLKLDLVTYAYQLLYSPLVNPSGFLQSLLLATPLIFTGLSVALGFRGGLFNIGAPGQLILGAIAAMLVGVYLPGPRALVLPLAVLAAALAGGLWGALVGWLKARFGAHEVINTIMFNYIAASLFLFLISANEYKFLGHTLYLPFKYPGYEARSYEVRPEARIPLWTDLLAPGGELSFALPLALLLGLLGYLLVRRSLGHRVLAAFLLGTAGYAVGGLLPGIPVSFGPDLTSVRLNGAFLLAVLALFFFHLYVFRTVGGYELRAMGLAPKAAEYGGVPPGKKAVLILFLSGALAGLAATHYVLGGGIDEYRLKQSLPYSVGFDGIAVALMGQNTPLGVGLAAWLFGILLTGGLQVNLQLGISRELVAVLQALVVLFIAAGGFLPRYFTDPLRAAEVELREEAARG
- a CDS encoding ABC transporter permease; its protein translation is MNLDAAFLTALLLSTLRQTTPLLLTALGGMFSERSGVTNIALEGILLFGALTAAVVVERLEAALGPGPHPWLPWVGVLAAMGVGGLVAFVHALVSIRYRADQIISATALNLLALGAPSLVLTYFYGNATSSKEVANRLPLLLGLSPLVYLAFLLVPVAWWVLFKTPFGLRLRAVGEHPEAADTLGVNVHRMRYVGVVLSGVLAGLAGAYLSIGFLNQFVRGMSAGMGFIALAAMIFGNWHPLGILLSTLLFGFASALAIQLQGTEILPAVLVQAFPYVVTVLVLAGFIGRSRPPGAVGKPYEK
- a CDS encoding flavin reductase family protein; this encodes MRSYLPQGPLPAFYHYYPGVPAVVEVRAGERVNFCPAVWNTGLSADPPLFGVSISPKRFTHGLLLKARRFSASFHPHAQGALVHWLGSHSGREVDKGRAPHFLGHFGVPILEGAYAAYELELVEVRPFGDHDLFVGRVVAVWEEEGFLDEKGRPLPGLSLLYYGKGLYGRPAEEAFTP
- a CDS encoding PSP1 domain-containing protein → MTVGVRFRTPLLRYFRFQGEPPPLDAYVVVRTSRGLEVGRVRTPPRREREAGEVVRLATKEDLDRAAQLRARGEEALFYLKARLKEEGVAAKVLGCDFTLDGRHLAVHYAAEERVNLRRFTRELQERYRVRVEFVAEGPREEARYLGALGACGMESCCSTWLQGFAQVSIKLARDQQLPLSPEKISGPCGRLLCCLAYEHPVYQELLKDLPRKNARVCTKAGLCGKVQKLNPLKGTVEVLLEDGKSLEVPKEELV
- a CDS encoding DNA polymerase III subunit delta', which translates into the protein MALHPAHPGGIVGHEGVLELLPRLGAATLLFSGPEGVGRRLVARWYAQGLNRGFPPPSLEAHPDLLEVGPKERGLRGEKEVRLEEVEPLFAWFQTHPRERVKVALLDSAHLLTEAAANALLKLLEEPPSYGRIVLIAPSRKTLLPTLASRALEVPFGPVPEERLRRFTQDPHLLAYAAGAPGRLFRALADPAFPERLERARRLLESPPLERLGLLEELLAEEEGFYLLRALLRDRPRALLALDRAREALEAYVSPDLVLARLALDLEL